In Porites lutea chromosome 8, jaPorLute2.1, whole genome shotgun sequence, the genomic stretch GGGGTCAATTTGGAGGGGCTTcgttttttgtaaaattctttatattttgaaagTAAAGTGTGGGACTTACATTTAAAAAGGTGTTTTCGAAAGGCCATAGATTTAAAATGATAGTGTATTAAATGTATGTTTTATACGTTAGGTGTGTAGCTATTTCTAGTGTAATATCCATGAGACAATTCActtaaagatttttaaaaactcttACATAAACACAGAATGAGCCATTTGTCCTGCTCAAAAGACAGAAAGATGGACAGGTTGCATTTGAAGGATACTGCATTGATCTGCTAAACGAACTTGCCAAAACACTTCATTTCACTTATCATATCACACCTTCTCCCGACGGGTTTTTCGGCGTCGAAACGATAAACGGATCCTGGAATGGAATGATAGGAGAACTACTAAACAAGGttagaagcaaaaaaaaaacaaacaaacaaactctcCCAGATCGAGGTGCCCTAGAGGTGCCGCATTTCTCTTTGAAACTTTCCTTGCGCATGCACACTAAGAGATGCATGGAGGCATCATTCTTTTTATTAACTACAATTTTGAAATGAggagccaaaaaaaaagtacaacgGATCCTCGAGatacaaaagataaaaacaattatttgacAGTCGTTCTAGAAGGCACCAAACAAATAACTCAAACGTGCTGAGAAGTTAGATCATCTTTTTCAATGAGGGTAAACCCCTttaatgaaaattacaaattaaataaactttGGTTAATCTTTGACAGTATCTAATAAGTGGAAGAACCGTGACCGTTTCTCtgatgtatttttcttttccatctCTAAAGCGTGCAGACATTGCTGTTGCAGCTTTGACCATTACTGAAGACCGAGAAAAAGTGGTAGACTTCACTGTTCCCTTCATGTATTTCACTGAAGATATGCTACTCAAGAAAACATCATTCAACAACGGATCGATTGATTTTCTAAAGTTCTTAAATCCTTTTCACAGCGACGTTTGGTTTGTTACTCTAGCCACTCTGGTAGTGATTTCTGTTTCAACTTTTGTGATAAACTACTTTAGCCCGTACGGATACAAAGGTGCAAATGGTCGAGGGACCTCTGAAGAGTTTAGTTTCTTTAACAGCGTGTGGTTTGCATTGGCTTGCATGCTGCAGCAAGGATCTGAAAGCCAACCACGAAGCCTGTCAGGTACAGAGATGTTACTCGCTCGCAGTCGAAACACAGTCGATGTTCGGAAAGGAAGTTTCGATCAGTCTTAGTATGCTGCTCTAATATCAGTGATAATTGCGTAGTTGAATCTAGtaccttcttcttttttccctaTTATATAGGTCGCATTCTTACCGGGTGTTATTGGTTTTGCATTCTTGTCTGGGTTTCAACGTACACTGCAAATCTCGCAGCATTTTTGACTGTGAAAAATTCCGTGGCTCCAATCAATAACCTGGAAGACGTAATAGCATCCTCTCATCAAGTCACCATACTAGATTCAGGAAGTCTCTACGAGTTTTTCAAGACGAGCAAATATCAAACTCACCGACAGATTTGGCACAGAATTCAAGCTGACAACTCTTTTGCTCGAAACATAAATGAGGCTGTTCAGTTCATTCGCGAAAAGGATGAGCGTGTGTTTATTTGTGATGGACCTGTTATTCGACATATCGCCAACAAGCCACCCTGCGATCTAACAACAGGTAATTAGGTTTGATCCAGAACACTGCGATATGAACATATTTATAtgtgaaatttaaaatttctaaaaaacataatttatatacatatatatgtaAGCCATCGGATGTGTTAGGGGTTGGGACCAAGGTGGttagatttgtttgttttaactttagtttttttcagttgttgCTTATAATATGTTCAAGCCATTCTCAAGGAAAAGTGCGAGTTTTATTAGGCTACTTTATGCATTTATTGTCTGAGGCAGAGGGCCGGGAAACAACCTCGCGTCTCTGTTTCATACACTTTCATTTAGCGTTTTGGTTTCCTGGAAAGGAAACAGATCacgcgcttttgatcatatttgcatggaaaaggcgcgttataaatttttaatcattattattattatagatcACTGTCGCACGCAATGCAGCCCGAGCGGCCAAAGGCAATTGGGACAATTCGGCATTTCACCATTTGGGCATACGGAACTTACTACTATGATTTCCTTGAGCTgccaccaaacaatagcttcccaGTGCGCAATTCCTCAAAATGGCCAAAGCGGCTTGCTTGAATCAGCTATACATCATTAGACGGGGTTctgcaattttaaaattgcttACGGAGCCATGCCTTGCCTTAGCTGTATCAAaaattcaacaatttttttttcacgttaaTATTCTACTTTTTTATGGGGAAAAAGTGCAAAATATGCTAAACTGATGAATGAAAAACTCTTTCAGTGCCAGGTTTAACCAACGTCAGAGGAATTGGTCTTGCTTTTCAAGCGAATGATCCTTATGTTACAGATTTTACACTGGCCATTTTGCGTTTCCAAGAGAATGGTTTCCTAGGAAACCTGGAACGTAAATGGTGGGAATCTTCCTCTGGATGCCCTAAAGTAAAAGACATAGGTAAAATAATTTAGTGTGCTTAATCCTCACAGGGATTTGAGGTAGCTAAAACTTCTCTAAAATTGCGTTATCTAATATGTATGAATTGTTGACTTTTTTGGCAATTCACGATCCGTAACCTATCAAACTGGAAAACTTATTCAAGAGCAGCTGTAGATGAGGTTTCCAGATTTGCATGTTTTAGAAATAAAGGCACGCCAAATCATAGTGAATGTCCTGACGACTATTAGAGGAAGATATAGCCCTGCTATGGACAAAACCCGGTATAAAAGTCGGAATTAATATCCATTTTCACACAGCCCATGGCCATATACACCCTGATGCCCACCCTGAACATAATCATCTTGTTTCTGTTGCTGGATCTTTCCTAGTGTACCTACATCGTgagtaatgtaatgtaatgcaATGTAACGTCTTAACTTTACAGTGGAACCACCATATAACGAACCTCTCTATAACGAAGTCCATCGTATAACGAACacttttctttaccccagtaataatactaagtaaaatatatgaaaaaggccctcgatataacgaaacctcgttatagtaGCGAACAAACTTTGCCAGTGCCTCGGCCATTCGTTATAACCAGTTTCCATtgtagttttgttatttacgtTATAACTTTTGTAATTCTcgaaccttttttgtttttcatgtaTTCGTCGAAGTGTTGTCAACAAAGCAAATCGGCTTAACAAGTATGGCGGGAGTGTATGTTGTCTTGGGCGTTGGACTGGTTGTGGCATACCTAGTGCTGATTGCAGAAATTATCTGGAAACGAAAACAGGAGATGAAGGTTGAAGGTCAGTTAGGCAAcgataaaaattcaaatttcctacTTTTTACTGGAGTAATACCGGTAGTCTCCAATTTAATTCGGAACAGTCCATCTGTAGTTACAGTGCCGCCGCCCACCCCCCCAAGATTATTTACGTTGGCTCTTGGCGTTGACATAACTCTTCTTTGTCTGCAGGCTTCAATTTCCCCGTCCaaagaaactgaataaaacCTTACAATGACACTGAAGAGACGACCAATGAATACACGAGTACGAAATTTAATTGCTTGCAAGGATATGGGGACTTGAGCTACTAAATAACAAAAAGACATCAAGCGCAATTACGTTTGTTTAATTTACAGAACCGAAAGGAGATCATCAGACACTTACAAGCAATAACCTAGTGCGGTAAAACCCGGGCAGGGGgcggggggtactgccatatatgggctatataaatatgtgccgctgtgaagggtatggttttcaagcagtttactctaggatattatatataaatcagaacatttgggtctagaatagggtatcatttttcaagaaactgatcagttggttgaagattttatccagactagggaaacagctactctaggatagggggtaTTTGgcgagtttactctagtatagggtagcaaaatttagttgaactagctctggtataggttaagggttccagggtcccagcggcacatccccacccagaaattcctaaagtacccccctccccggggGGGAGTTAaataattacagtcaaaccccactTTATGTAAACCCGCTTAATGTGGAAAACTCATTAtaacggacagttttctttgtcccgaAAACCCAGTTAATACGGTATTAACAGGATTTGACTGTATTTGACTGTATTCATATTTTCTCCCTTCAATCGGCAAGTGTGTTTTGTTGACAGTAAATCACCACCTGGCTCTTAAAACTGAGTATTCTGTTATGGATTGTCGGCTTCTCGATTGCTGTACCCTTTTCTTCTGGCAATAGCCTGCACTCTTGATGTCATTGTATCTGATATCGCAAACGtcctccaaatttggtcaactttagttggttatgaagaattagccggcGGATTTGAGCCAATAAgaaacggggaaatattttgaatgaataataataagtttTAAACAAGGCCTATAACTTTCAAAGGAGGCCCTCAGATTgttcaaagattttcttttccaTGAGGAACATGAGGAGTTCGCAGCTATAGGCATTCCATTCACTCTTTCGCACGTATAATATAGTTAACTAGTCACTATGTGGGACAAGCTGCAGCCAGGATACAAACTCATCAAATCGGAAACTACTTCCAAGCCTACTCTAAGAAGGTCcatttgttttgatatttcacTCATTAAATTGACTTTATATCAATTTATTTCCTTTACTTAGCTGCATTTTGTAATATATTGTGTAAAGCTTTTTTCGAGTATTGGTCGGCTTTACAGCGAAATTCGTCGCATCACGctgcgcgttttgcaaacttcgaagggattttgggtttttctgttccatgAATCATTTTAGTGAAGGCggggttaatgcaaatcacaatgtaaCGTGTACGTCCagctcatcctcggagacccaggggcagatagtggagGCGAGgtaaagtctaaacgggcgcaAAAATAAGgcacaaaaaaaagtaaagaacggcgagaagaacCCCTGgggacaatagggccatttatacgaggaaaaataagacgcgtcttaaataagacgcgaactgtaccatttatacgagcatgtcttatctaataagacgcgtcttagctaagccgcgtcttattttagacgaaatgtgccgcttatacggaaagttcgcgtcttattaaagacgcgtcttatgtaagacgcgtcatattttctctcgtataaatggccctaatgtcttaccagaccagttccaaacggtcgccgccgttctggcttctgattggtgccagaaaacttgtggtTTTCTGGCACCAGCGCTTTACCACATGTACCACTAAACTAAAATTCGCGAAAGGTTATGACAAGGCCATCCTTTTCAGAAATTCCTACGAAATTCCATTTTGTTGTAGTCTTTCCATTCCAGGTGGTATGAACTAAAGAGAATACCGCTTACCATTTACTCTTCTCTCCGTTTCAGTATCGCCCTACTGCGAACATGTCTAGTACAAATCGTAGGAAATAACTGAAACGAAATCGTTGCTAACCTTGACATGTCTATTTACAGAGGGTGCTATACTTAGGGAAAATCGTCTAGTGTAATGTATTTAAGCCTTTTTAGACTCATAAGCATGAAAAGATTCGTTAATTTGAGAAGCATATCCACCAAGCCTTGTAAGAAACGATGAGAAACAATGACTTTCTATACAATTTGCAGTCTAGTTTTCGGAGATCACATTCCAATGAGACAGCCATCATTCGCTCAATTGATCATTAATTATCAGACACGGATAAAGATCATGTCAGTGGACTTGTGTTTGTTGACTACAAAAAGGCCTTTGACTTAATTGACCATGGCATCCTTTATCAAAGCTTAAGGCATATGGTGTAGCATCCAAGGAGCTCCTCTTACTTGAGAAGTACTTAAACGATACGAGGCAATCAGTTGTTATGGACGGAGTGCAGACAGAACACAGGCTAATAACACACGGCGTTCCCCAGTGATCGGTCCTTGGACCtctattatttattatctttgTAAACGATCTTCCTCGTCAACCGTTGACATCTGTGCTGATGATACTACGTTAAGTGCCTCTGCTGCAGTTTCAGATCTACCTGCAGTACAGCAGCGGCTGCGAGAAGACATAAACAGCATAGCTGATTGGACTCGGTGCTGAATAAAAAAAGGACAATGAAACTCAAAATGCATGTAACGTCAGCGAGATTGAACACATCACTTCACAGAAGCTACTTGGGGTAACATTAAACAGCTAACTAAATTTTACTGAACATATTGATGACCTTCGCAAGAAAGTGGCACAAAGGATTGCTGTACTTAAAAGTTTAAGCGTAATTTGCTTCTCGCATAGCGCAAactgttttttaattttgtatgGATCTTACGCATGGACCACGGCGACGGAAGAGAAAGTTAAACGTGTATTTAAACTGCAAAAGCAGGCAGCTCGCGTAATTTTAGATGCAAATATAAATGATAGGAGTAAAGAACTTTTTAGACGGC encodes the following:
- the LOC140945558 gene encoding glutamate receptor ionotropic, kainate 3-like, encoding MLQFQEGLLMAKKMFFVLFTITLSFVKVQTERRTLTYVTIHEHSIEKKVIDLAVNDSSAFKNVSVVLKRVSHNDNITLLNQGLKFVQKDVIVLIEGSHVNTSDTCVLSAVTGIPVISLSRDTRPINECKKSVHMHPGYKTYAHATLDIVNTFQWKKLALLYDADLLNRAGYFYFISQGSELTVTFVPIREKEEVEDKTKPIATAMNQIEKLELDVILLYTKKENLELFLKQKRYENVKGYKWILQGQELAAIAHDAVQVIKQTQNIEACLSINFSAVTSKDRETLFSCMTKVNFDGVTGPVRFSQDGKRAGVRLEILNLRNDSLRKVGSWNSSEKAVMFENIHPNMYDADKFKGSTLEGKILRVVVTENEPFVLLKRQKDGQVAFEGYCIDLLNELAKTLHFTYHITPSPDGFFGVETINGSWNGMIGELLNKRADIAVAALTITEDREKVVDFTVPFMYFTEDMLLKKTSFNNGSIDFLKFLNPFHSDVWFVTLATLVVISVSTFVINYFSPYGYKGANGRGTSEEFSFFNSVWFALACMLQQGSESQPRSLSGRILTGCYWFCILVWVSTYTANLAAFLTVKNSVAPINNLEDVIASSHQVTILDSGSLYEFFKTSKYQTHRQIWHRIQADNSFARNINEAVQFIREKDERVFICDGPVIRHIANKPPCDLTTVPGLTNVRGIGLAFQANDPYVTDFTLAILRFQENGFLGNLERKWWESSSGCPKVKDIVLSTKQIGLTSMAGVYVVLGVGLVVAYLVLIAEIIWKRKQEMKVEDTDKDHVSGLVFVDYKKAFDLIDHGILYQSLRHMV